TGCGGGACATGCAGCAGGTGGGTGGCTCCTTGACTTTCTGAAAAATGGCAAGATAATGATGTGGCCTTCTAGgcggagagcggcggcggcggtggctaCGAGCTGGAGCGTCTTCACACTCGTGTGACATCGTTGTGCGGAAGGATTCAGCTGCTGCCCTGTGGTAGCGCCAGAGACCGCTTGGCACAATCAGGTATGTCATTGCTGTTTTGGCAACACAACTGGAAAAGGtcacttatttttattattgaaatgcacttatttttattattttcaaaacagAAAACATTAACTCCTTTTTTGGGGAGGACACTAGATGGGAAATCTTCAAGTAGCAAATCAAGAGGGAGCAAAAAGGGAAACCTACTTTCAATGTTTTGTCTAAACTGGACACCTATTTGTCACCCTCAGAAATGGCTAAGTGTGTGGCCAACATCTTGCGCGTGGTGCAGAGCCTTCAGCAGGACGCAAGCGTGCCGTCATCCCTGCCAGCTCCGTTTTCCCAGCTTGTACCGCACCTCACACAGCTGCCCATGCCCGAAGACTACGGCATGGAAGAGCTACGGGGCCTCGCGATGTCGTACCTGCTGACCATCAGCCAATGATCACGATTTCCGAATACGGCTTGGATTACCTTAGCGTAGCACTATGGCAATTTGTCTATATGCCAGGAAAGGCCATAAATCTATCTGGATGTTTTATGAtaagaaaagcaaaacaaaaaggagtggaaaaaaatgactgatggtctatttttgtagatttttgtttttcctttggaGTGTTTGTAAGcatatgaagaaaaatgttttgaaaatggtcTCAAGTTTGCAAGTGGCTTCACCCGACTTCCAttgtttttagatatattaaacACACTTTTGTACAAATGGGCTGATAAggtgttatttttgttatgtgACAACTCTGATCTGATTTAAGTGTTAAAGTTCAATAAAGTTGAGTACAAATTAGGCTGCTTTGCTCATGTCTTGTTTGCAAAAATAATACTCCAATGATGATTATGTTAAATTTACACTACAAATTTCACAAAACTgaaatgaatatattagcactttaaattgcccctaggtatgggtgtccatcttgtgcccggagtcagctgggataggctccagcaccccccgcgaccctaatgaggatgaagcggttcagaaaatgagatgagatcttaATTGTACCTGTATGAGTTCAGCCGCCTACCAGTAGGTGGCGGAAAAGGACATGTACACCATTAAGGCTCACTGAAGAAGCCAAAGCTGTCCGATTTAGACCGAGCCGAGCTCTCAGATTCACCTCAGACCCTTCGTCGTTCTTCTTGCTTCCTATATCTGGTGGGCTCTTGGGGTCTTTTTTAGAAGGACCACTAAGGCGAATCTTAGTTTCTGTGTGAATTGGGAGCAGTTTGGGTGACAAAAATGCCGTCGTTGCTCTTCTGCGGCCCCAAAATGGCTGCGTGTGGCATCGTTATTAGTATCTGGGGCGTCATCATGCTGGTAAGAAAGACTAAACCCACAGTATTATTCTTCTCATATCTATCGTTTGGTAACGTAAAAATGACGGTGACAATTTGTGTAAATGGGGTACAAACGCGTTAGGGTCGAGTTAAACTGCGTGCAGAAACGCAGTGTCAACCGTTATTCAGTATCAAGAAATACATTTCAACAAACACACGAGCATTGTGGTTATAGTTGTTTTCAGAATTAAATGTTTCCTTGAAATGTACCTAAAAACGATTAATGGACATTGTATAAAATGTCTTCGGAtcatgtgatttattttttcacctTCACGTGACTTCTCAAAACAGGAAGTGTCAAAAAAGGGCCCTCCACATTCAAAGTGATCAATCGATTGTGGTTATATTTTGTTGACAATTATGAAGCAAACATCTAGTTTGTTAATGAAATGAAACACTTGACTATCATTTGTCGAAATTcaacttgttttattttaatttttgtaggCAATGCTGGGAATCTTCTTCAGCGCCAAGTCTGCCGTGCTCATTGAGGATGTGCCATTTACCGAGGAGGACATCCGCAACGAGTcagtaatagtttgtgtttctctttttttgccatCATTAATATGCACAAATCTTGGAACATGCACTGTGTCAGAAGCTTGTTTTCCTATTCCTGAGCtcatttgtttgtcattttcccACAGTCAACATCCTCCTCAGAACATATACGGTCTGTACAGTCAAGTTGGCATCAACTGCTTCATCGCCGCTGGTGTTTACGTGGCAGTGGGTGCCGTGTCCCTGTGCCAGGTTCGGCTCAACAAGCGGCAAGAGTATATGGTGACATAACTTGACACTCACTGCGGCCCATTGGTTGGAGGAAAGCTCATTCCTTTTTGGTGTTCAAATCCCGTAATTTATTGCAAGTTTGGTGTTCACGTAGTCATTCCCTACCACAGTTGTGACATTgttgacgttttttttccaagttgaaACGTGACATGAAGTGTGTATGTCAAAGTGAAAGTCAGGATGT
This portion of the Stigmatopora nigra isolate UIUO_SnigA chromosome 19, RoL_Snig_1.1, whole genome shotgun sequence genome encodes:
- the LOC144213092 gene encoding ribonuclease kappa-B; amino-acid sequence: MPSLLFCGPKMAACGIVISIWGVIMLAMLGIFFSAKSAVLIEDVPFTEEDIRNDQHPPQNIYGLYSQVGINCFIAAGVYVAVGAVSLCQVRLNKRQEYMVT